A genome region from Nocardia sp. NBC_01730 includes the following:
- a CDS encoding ferredoxin--NADP reductase, whose translation MTTVEVPHGSRSVVLRVSTVITETADTCSLVFDVPEELAEKFRYQPGQFLTLRIPSDRTGSVARCYSLASSPYTDDRPKVTIKRTEGGYGSNWVCDNVKAGDQLEVLPPSGVFTPKDLDEDLLLFGAGSGITPVMSILKSALARGNGRIVLVYANRDHESVIFAGELRDLMEKHPQRLTVVHWLEYLQGLPTADALATLVAPYRGYDAFMCGPKPFMDRVHDALAQLGVPRARTHAEIFNSLAGDPFADQAPAEVSDEEAADAATVEVELDGEVHELTWPRKQTLVDIMLAKGLDVPYSCQEGECGSCACTVLEGKVDMDNAEILDPEDIENGYILGCQAHPVTDHLKIQF comes from the coding sequence ATGACCACTGTCGAGGTTCCACACGGCTCGCGCTCGGTCGTGCTGCGGGTATCCACCGTCATCACCGAAACGGCCGACACGTGTTCGCTGGTCTTCGACGTCCCCGAGGAACTGGCCGAAAAGTTCCGCTACCAGCCCGGCCAGTTCCTCACACTGCGGATCCCCAGCGACCGGACCGGCTCGGTGGCCCGGTGCTACTCCCTGGCCAGCTCGCCTTACACCGACGATCGGCCGAAGGTCACCATCAAGCGGACCGAGGGCGGCTACGGATCGAACTGGGTGTGCGACAACGTGAAAGCGGGCGACCAGCTCGAAGTGCTACCACCGTCGGGTGTCTTCACCCCGAAGGACCTGGACGAAGACTTGCTGCTGTTCGGCGCTGGCAGCGGCATCACACCCGTGATGTCCATCCTGAAGTCGGCGCTCGCGCGCGGCAACGGCCGCATCGTGCTGGTGTACGCCAACCGTGACCACGAGTCGGTGATCTTCGCCGGCGAGCTGCGCGATCTCATGGAGAAGCATCCGCAGCGGCTCACGGTGGTCCACTGGCTGGAATACCTGCAGGGGTTGCCGACCGCCGACGCGCTGGCCACCCTGGTCGCGCCCTACCGGGGCTATGACGCGTTCATGTGTGGGCCGAAGCCGTTCATGGACCGGGTGCACGACGCACTCGCGCAGCTGGGCGTGCCCCGCGCACGCACGCACGCCGAGATCTTCAATTCCCTCGCCGGAGACCCGTTCGCCGACCAGGCACCGGCCGAGGTGTCCGACGAGGAGGCGGCCGACGCGGCGACCGTCGAGGTCGAACTCGACGGCGAGGTGCACGAGCTGACGTGGCCGCGCAAGCAGACTCTGGTGGACATCATGCTGGCCAAGGGATTGGACGTGCCCTACTCCTGCCAGGAAGGGGAGTGCGGCTCCTGCGCGTGCACGGTACTGGAGGGCAAGGTCGACATGGACAACGCCGAGATCCTGGATCCGGAGGATATCGAGAACGGCTACATCCTCGGATGCCAGGCGCATCCGGTCACCGATCACCTGAAGATTCAGTTCTGA
- a CDS encoding DNA alkylation repair protein yields MNADAAGPSAVAVQEALRAIADPADAIHLQRFFKTGPGEYGDGDVFIGVRVPATRGVAKRFAALPLDEIDRLLDSTVHEDRFAGLVILNARFAAVSKPRTFDDAARATVVDLYLAAVRRGRVNNWDLVDVSAENIIGPWLLDRPRELLFHLAQADSMWERRVALLSSFAFIKAGDASTTLALCAGLLDDGRDLIQKALGWMLREVGKRIDRALLTGFLDQHAAVMGRTALSYATEHLEPAVRACYRAR; encoded by the coding sequence GTGAACGCCGACGCCGCGGGGCCGTCCGCCGTGGCGGTCCAGGAAGCGCTGCGGGCGATCGCGGACCCGGCCGATGCGATTCATCTGCAGCGGTTCTTCAAGACCGGTCCCGGTGAGTACGGCGATGGCGACGTATTCATCGGAGTCCGAGTGCCCGCGACCAGGGGCGTTGCGAAACGTTTCGCGGCGCTTCCGCTCGACGAGATCGATCGGTTGCTCGACAGCACTGTGCACGAGGACCGGTTCGCCGGGCTGGTCATCCTCAACGCGAGGTTCGCCGCCGTGTCCAAGCCGCGCACCTTCGACGACGCGGCCCGCGCGACCGTGGTCGATCTGTACCTGGCGGCGGTGCGTCGTGGCCGGGTGAACAATTGGGATCTGGTCGACGTGTCGGCGGAGAATATCATCGGCCCGTGGCTGCTCGATAGACCGCGCGAGCTGCTTTTCCATCTGGCGCAGGCGGATTCGATGTGGGAGCGGCGGGTGGCCCTGCTGTCCAGCTTCGCGTTCATCAAGGCGGGCGATGCCTCGACCACGCTCGCGCTGTGTGCAGGGCTGCTCGACGACGGGCGCGATCTGATCCAGAAAGCGCTGGGCTGGATGCTGCGCGAAGTCGGCAAGCGTATCGATCGAGCGCTGCTGACCGGATTCCTCGACCAGCACGCCGCGGTCATGGGCCGGACCGCACTGAGCTACGCGACCGAACATCTGGAGCCCGCCGTTCGCGCCTGCTATCGCGCGCGATAG
- a CDS encoding glutamate racemase, translated as MIVALIDSGLGLLPTSAWLRKLRPDVDLLLQLDPEGAPWGPKPENWVVERVVDAARTSVRSGADVIVLPCNTASVTALEHVRVEVGPGVPVIGTVPAIKPAAAVCRSVAVWATAATTASRYQADLIAEFGGDANVVGVACHGLADAIDRGDLVAARAAITIAAEQTPRDVHGVVLGCTHYPLVIDSIMAALPDGVRLFDSAQAVAAQTIRRMDALGRPSTGNGEVRVLNSGRPGELPASAAAFESGRILGAQG; from the coding sequence GTGATCGTCGCGCTCATCGACTCGGGTCTCGGGTTGCTGCCTACCTCCGCTTGGTTGCGCAAGTTGCGGCCGGATGTGGATCTGTTGCTGCAGTTGGACCCGGAGGGTGCGCCTTGGGGTCCGAAGCCGGAGAACTGGGTGGTCGAACGGGTGGTGGACGCCGCGCGGACCTCGGTCCGGTCGGGTGCGGACGTGATAGTTCTGCCATGCAACACCGCCAGCGTCACGGCGCTGGAGCATGTTCGCGTCGAGGTCGGCCCTGGTGTGCCGGTGATCGGCACCGTTCCCGCGATCAAGCCCGCGGCGGCGGTGTGCCGCTCGGTAGCGGTGTGGGCCACCGCGGCGACAACGGCAAGCCGGTATCAAGCCGATCTGATCGCGGAATTCGGCGGCGACGCGAACGTGGTCGGCGTCGCCTGTCACGGTCTGGCGGACGCGATCGATCGCGGTGATCTGGTGGCTGCCCGCGCCGCGATCACCATCGCCGCCGAGCAGACTCCGCGGGACGTGCACGGCGTGGTGCTCGGCTGTACGCACTACCCGTTGGTGATCGATTCGATCATGGCCGCGCTGCCCGACGGCGTCCGTCTTTTCGACAGCGCGCAAGCCGTTGCCGCACAGACCATCCGGCGCATGGATGCCCTCGGCCGCCCGAGTACCGGCAACGGCGAGGTCCGGGTGCTCAACAGTGGCAGGCCCGGTGAACTGCCTGCCAGTGCGGCCGCGTTCGAGTCGGGACGCATCCTGGGCGCGCAGGGGTGA
- a CDS encoding NAD(P)/FAD-dependent oxidoreductase, with amino-acid sequence MTAPIVIIGAGLAGLRTAEELRRAGYEGELVLVGDEARLPYDRPPLSKQFVRGETDDTTLRPREFFAEKNIDLRLNTEAVGVDTEASRLRLADDSTLAYDQLIIATGLRPRRLPGLPDLTGVHVLRGHAHAAALRAELADAATALVVGAGFIGCELAASFRACGVAVVLVEPQPTPLASVLGAEVGALVARMHRAEGVDLRCGTGLDTLLADDAGRVRGAKLSDGTEIAADLVVIGVGSRPATEWLTDSGIALAEPSAGGGVLADEVGRTSAEGVWAVGDVAAWLHGMGLRKRVEHWTNAGEQAKLLACALLGAEPPTAARVPYFWSDQYDVKIQALGTTNATDDVQVVSDDGRKFLAYYSRGGSLTGVVGAGMTAQVMKARAKIAASAPVADLLTPS; translated from the coding sequence ATGACTGCGCCGATCGTGATCATCGGGGCCGGCCTCGCGGGCCTGCGCACCGCGGAGGAGCTGCGTCGCGCCGGCTACGAGGGCGAGCTGGTCCTCGTCGGCGACGAGGCGCGGCTGCCGTACGACCGTCCGCCGCTGTCCAAGCAGTTCGTGCGCGGCGAAACCGATGACACCACGCTGCGGCCGCGTGAGTTCTTCGCCGAGAAAAACATCGACTTGCGGCTGAACACCGAGGCCGTCGGCGTCGACACCGAAGCGAGTCGGCTCCGGCTGGCCGACGACAGCACGTTGGCCTACGACCAGCTGATCATCGCCACCGGCCTGCGCCCGCGCCGCTTGCCCGGCCTGCCCGACTTGACGGGCGTTCACGTGCTGCGCGGCCATGCCCACGCCGCCGCGCTGCGCGCCGAATTGGCCGATGCCGCGACGGCGCTCGTGGTGGGTGCGGGATTTATCGGCTGCGAGCTGGCGGCGAGTTTCCGTGCCTGCGGTGTCGCCGTCGTGCTGGTCGAACCGCAGCCGACGCCGCTGGCCTCCGTGCTCGGCGCAGAGGTGGGTGCCCTGGTCGCCAGGATGCATCGCGCCGAAGGCGTCGACTTGCGCTGCGGCACCGGCCTCGACACACTTCTCGCTGATGATGCGGGCCGGGTGCGCGGCGCGAAGCTTTCCGATGGCACCGAGATCGCCGCCGACCTGGTCGTGATCGGGGTCGGCTCCCGGCCTGCGACCGAATGGCTGACCGATTCCGGCATCGCGCTGGCCGAACCGTCGGCGGGCGGCGGGGTTCTCGCCGACGAGGTCGGGCGCACCTCCGCCGAGGGTGTCTGGGCGGTCGGCGATGTGGCGGCCTGGTTGCACGGGATGGGACTGCGCAAGCGGGTCGAGCACTGGACCAACGCGGGCGAACAGGCCAAGCTGCTGGCCTGCGCGCTGCTCGGGGCCGAGCCGCCGACCGCCGCCCGGGTCCCGTACTTCTGGAGCGACCAGTACGACGTCAAGATCCAGGCCCTCGGCACCACGAACGCCACCGACGACGTCCAGGTCGTCTCCGACGACGGCCGCAAGTTCCTCGCTTACTACTCCCGGGGCGGCAGCCTGACCGGCGTGGTCGGCGCGGGCATGACCGCTCAGGTCATGAAGGCCCGCGCGAAGATCGCCGCCAGTGCGCCGGTGGCCGACCTGCTCACACCCAGCTGA
- a CDS encoding SPW repeat domain-containing protein codes for MFTESRAQDLLAVVLGIFAALSPIWVETTDKAMWSLIVLGVLIALTGLAQMSRPAMAAADYAMGLFGVLLFLSPWVMDFTEYRGASWTAWIVGVVTAVVAVAALPTVSGRLHDMVPHH; via the coding sequence ATGTTCACCGAGAGCCGCGCGCAAGATTTACTGGCTGTCGTGCTCGGGATCTTCGCCGCACTGTCACCCATCTGGGTAGAGACGACCGACAAGGCCATGTGGTCGCTGATCGTGCTCGGCGTACTCATCGCCCTCACCGGCCTCGCGCAGATGTCCCGACCCGCCATGGCGGCAGCGGACTACGCGATGGGCCTGTTCGGCGTGCTGTTGTTCCTTTCCCCCTGGGTCATGGACTTCACCGAGTACCGCGGCGCATCCTGGACCGCATGGATAGTCGGGGTAGTGACGGCGGTGGTCGCGGTAGCGGCACTGCCGACCGTGTCGGGGCGCCTGCACGACATGGTTCCGCATCACTGA
- a CDS encoding TetR/AcrR family transcriptional regulator translates to MPKPRRAGRRRSAKVDGDARLLILDAAEKLFAAQGFDATATASIAAAAGVPKGLVFYYFPTKDSILTALMAERIPPRPIDDIGTLVAPGDPAASLVNLDTALNLRDHHSSVLRVIMWREADTHPDVRRQLRHLRDQMLDVTAKVLQASAPGPVRPGTLRACAAAWVSAMFAIASTDRLHALDGIPLPTGDEVLNVAQVVAAGMAQLG, encoded by the coding sequence ATGCCGAAACCCCGGCGCGCCGGGCGTCGCCGTAGCGCGAAAGTCGACGGCGACGCCCGGCTGCTCATCCTGGATGCCGCTGAAAAGCTCTTCGCGGCACAGGGATTCGACGCCACCGCGACGGCATCCATCGCCGCCGCGGCCGGCGTCCCCAAAGGACTCGTCTTCTACTACTTTCCGACCAAGGACTCGATACTCACCGCACTGATGGCCGAGCGGATACCCCCGCGGCCGATCGACGACATCGGCACCCTGGTGGCGCCTGGCGATCCGGCGGCGAGCCTGGTCAATCTCGACACCGCCCTGAACCTGCGCGACCACCACTCGTCGGTGCTTCGGGTGATCATGTGGCGCGAAGCCGACACCCACCCGGACGTGCGCCGCCAGCTCCGCCACCTGCGCGATCAAATGCTGGACGTGACCGCCAAAGTGCTGCAGGCGAGCGCGCCGGGTCCGGTCCGCCCCGGCACGCTCCGCGCGTGCGCTGCCGCGTGGGTCTCGGCGATGTTCGCCATCGCCAGCACGGACCGGCTGCACGCACTCGACGGCATCCCCCTGCCCACCGGGGACGAGGTGCTCAATGTCGCCCAGGTAGTCGCGGCGGGAATGGCACAGCTCGGCTGA